One genomic segment of Primulina tabacum isolate GXHZ01 chromosome 9, ASM2559414v2, whole genome shotgun sequence includes these proteins:
- the LOC142555147 gene encoding putative E3 ubiquitin-protein ligase XBAT31, with protein sequence MGQGLSCRTNEERELFSAVQLGDLETLEEVSKWDSSLIHGTTVYDRYSTLHIAAANGQIEILSWILDQAVKPDLLNRHKQTPLMLAAMHGKISCVKKLMEAGANILMFDSVNGRTCLHYAAYYGHSDCLQAILSASREGQVAASWGFTRFVNIRDRKGATPLHLAARRRLPECVHLLLQNGALVCASTGGYGFPGNTPLHLAASSGSLDCISELLAWGADRLQQDESGRIPYMVALRHHHGACAALLNPSSAEPIVWPSPLKFISELNQDAKALLERALMEANKEREKAILKGSSHSLSSPSGSVSVVDDLLSEANDTDLCFICFDQACTIEVRECGHRMCAQCTLALCCHNKPNPTASSPSVPVCPFCRSNIVKLVVAKVKLDNAVDSDVNSSKPRKSWRSRNLSEGSSSFKGLSAVGSFGRMGRGSGRIAAENEWLD encoded by the exons ATGGGCCAGGGGTTGAGTTGCAGAACTAACGAAGAGCGGGAGCTGTTTAGTGCAGTGCAGTTGGGGGATTTGGAGACTTTGGAGGAAGTTTCGAAATGGGATTCGAGTCTTATTCATGGAACCACAGTGTATGATCGCTACTCAACTTTGCATATTGCTGCAGCCAATGGACAGATCGAG ATTCTTTCTTGGATTCTGGATCAAGCGGTAAAGCCGGATTTATTGAATCGGCATAAGCAG ACTCCTTTGATGTTGGCTGCAATGCATGGCAAGATCTCCTGTGTTAAAAAACTAATGGAAGCTGGTGCCAAT ATTTTAATGTTTGATTCAGTCAATGGGAGAACTTGCTTGCACTATGCTGCTTACTATGGTCACTCTGATTGCCTTCAAGCCATTCTTTCGGCCTCGCGCGAGGGGCAAGTTGCTGCTTCTTG GGGATTTACGCGTTTTGTAAACATTAGAGACCGCAAAGGAGCAACACCATTGCACTTGGCAGCCCGAAGAAGACTACCTGAATGTGTCCATTTATTGTTGCAAAATGGAGCCCTTGTTTGTGCTTCAACTGGTGGATATGG CTTTCCAGGCAATACTCCTCTTCATTTGGCTGCAAGTAGCGGTTCACTTGATTGCATCTCAGAATTGCTGGCTTGGGGCGCTGATCGACTTCAACAAGATGAATCAGG GAGAATACCATATATGGTAGCTTTAAGGCATCACCACGGTGCGTGTGCTGCTTTGCTGAATCCATCATCTGCCGAGCCTATTGTCTGGCCATCACCATTGAAGTTCATAAGTGAGCTTAATCAAGATGCAAAAGCTCTGCTCGAACGTGCTTTAATGGAGGCAAACAAGGAGAGGGAAAAGGCCATCTTAAAGGGAAGTTCACACTCACTTTCATCTCCATCAGGATCGGTCTCTGTGGTTGATGACCTTTTATCTGAG GCAAATGATACCGATCTTTGCTTCATATGTTTTGATCAAGCATGCACCATAGAGGTTCGAGAATGTGGTCATCGCATGTGCGCTCAATGCACTCTAGCTTTGTGCTGCCACAATAAGCCAAATCCAACAGCCTCATCCCCTTCTGTACCTGTTTGTCCATTTTGCCGGAGCAACATAGTCAAATTGGTCGTTGCTAAGGTTAAACTTGATAATGCTGTGGACAGTGATGTTAACTCCTCTAAGCCGAGAAAGTCTTGGAGATCCCGGAATTTAAGCGAGGGAAGTAGTAGTTTCAAGGGTCTATCAGCAGTAGGCTCATTCGGGAGAATGGGCCGTGGCTCAGGCAGGATCGCTGCTGAGAACGAATGGCTGGACTAA